One Thermomonas paludicola genomic window, TTCGCGCACGCTGCCGACCAGGGCCGGCACCAGCAGGTGGCGCGGCAGCAAGCCGATGGCGGCCAGCGCGCGGAGTTCATCCAGGCTGGCGGGCAGGCGTTGCAGCGGCAGGATGCGCCGGAGCGTGGCGCCGTCCTGACGGCGGATCTCAAGCGCCACCGGCTGGCGGTCCAGCGCGGCCACGTTGAGGGCCATGGCCAGTTCGCTCCAGGTGGGCGTGGCGCGCTCGCCCACCGCCAACACGCGGTCGCCCGGATGCAGCCCGGCTTGTGCGGCAAGCGCGGTGGCACTGCCGACCACCGGCGCGAAGTCGGGACGACCGATGACCAGCATCGCCCACAGCAGGCCGAATGCCAGCAGCAGGTTCGCCAGCGGGCCGGCCGCCACGATGGCCATGCGCTGCAGCACGGGCTTGCGGTTGAACGCAAGGTGAAGCTGCTGCGCGGGCACCTCGTCTTCGCGTTCGTCCAGCATGCGCACGTAGCCGCCCAGCGGGATGGCGGCGACCACGTACTCGGTGCCGTCCTTGCCCAGCCAGGACCACAGCGGCTTGCCGAAGCCGATCGAGAACCGCAGCACCCTCACGCCGCAGCGGCGCGCGACCCAGAAATGGCCGAATTCGTGGAAGGTGACCAGGGCCCCCAGCGCGACCAGCAGCCACCACAGCGAGCCGAAGAAGGTGCTCATGCCGGCGTGGCCAGGGTCGCGATGTGCCGGCGCGCGGCAGCGCGGGCGAAGGCGTCGGCCGCCAGCAGGTGGTCGAGCGTGTCAGCGGGCTGCGCGGGCATGGCGTCGAGCGTGGCGGCAACGGTGTCGGGGATGCTCAGAAAAGCGATGCGGCCCTGAAGGAATGCTGAAACGGCTTCCTCGTTGGCGGCGTTGAGAACCGCAGGAGCCGTGCCGCCCGCCGCCAGCGCGGAGAATGCCAGCCGCAGGCAAGGAAATGCATCGACGTCCGGCGCCTCGAATTCCAGCGTGCCACCTTGCGCCAGCAAGTCCAGGGCGGGGACGCCGGAGGCGATCCGCTGCGGCCAGCCCAGTCCCACCGCCAGCGCGGTGCGCATGTCCGGCATGCCCAGCTGCGCCAGCGTGCTGCCGTCGGCGAAATCCACCAGCGAATGCACCAGCGATTGCGGATGGACCAGCACGCGAATGTGCTCGCTTGGCACGCCAAACAAATGGTGTGCCTCGATCACTTCCAGCCCCTTGTTCATCAGGCTGGCCGAATCGACGGAAATCTTCGGCCCCATCGACCACTTCGGGTGCGCCACCGCCTGTGCGGGGGTGACCGTCGCCAGCGCGTCGCGCGACCAGCCGCGAAACGGCCCGCCGGAAGCGGTCAGGGTGATCCGTGTCGGGCGGCTGCCGTCGGCCAGACACTGGAAGATGGCGTTGTGCTCGCTGTCGATCGGCACGATGGTGGCGCCATGCGCCTGCGCTTCGCGCATCAGCAGCTCGCCGGCGAGAACCAGCGACTCCTTGTTGGCCAGCAGCAAGCGCTTGCCGGCACGGGCTGCCGCAAGCGTGGAGGACAGGCCCGCGGCACCGACGATGGCAGCGACCACGGTCTGGCAGGCATCGCTGCCGACGAGGTCGTCCAGCGCGTCGCTGCCGGCATGTGCGCAGGTGGCGAGCCCGGCGTCGCGCAAGCCGTCGCGCAGTCGCGGGTAGCGCACCGCATCGGCGATCACGGCATGGTCGGGCCGATGCATGCGGCAGAGCGCCAGCAGGGCCTCCACCTTGCTGCCGGCCGCAAGCACGCTGGCGCGCATGCTGTGCGGATGGCGGGCGATCACGTCCAGCGCCGATGCGCCGATCGACCCGGTGGCTCCGAGAACCGCGACCCGTTGCATGGTCAGAAGCCCAGCCAGATCTTGCCGAGGGCGAACACCGGCAGCGCCGCCAGCACGCTGTCGATACGGTCCAGCACGCCGCCGTGGCCGGGGATCAGGGTGCCCGAGTCTTTCACCCCCGCATGCCGTTTGAGCAGGCTTTCGAACAGGTCGCCGGCCACCGAAAACAGCACGGTCAGCGCTGCCACCAGGGCAATGGCGGGAAGCTGCGCGGTGCCGGCACCGATCAGCAGCGCGCCGATCATCGCCACCAGCATCGCCAGCGCCACGCCACCGGCAACGCCTTCCAGGGTCTTGTTGGGACTGATGCGCGCGGCCAGCTTGCGCCCGCCGAACCACTGCCCGCCGAAGCGGCGTCCGCAGAAATACGCGCCGCTGTCAGCGGCCCAGACCAGCAATAGCGCCAGCAGCAGCCAGCGATGGCCGTGCGGCTGGCCGGCGTGGATCACCGCCAGCGCGCACCATGCGGGCACCACCGCCAGCGTGCCGGCGGCCAGTTTGAACATGCGCGCATTGCCATCGTGGCGGGCGGCGAAGTCAAAGTGGCGCAGCCACAGCAGCGCCAGCAGCCACCACACCACGCCAAACACGATGACCAGCTGGAACAGCGGCAGCGACTCGGGGTGGGACGACTTCGAGCCCCACACCAGCGCCACCATCAGTGCCAGGTTGCAGGCCAGCAGGATGCTGCGGGCAAGCGTGTCTTCGACATCGGCAAGACGAAACCATTCCCACAGCGCAAGCAGGAACGCGACGGCGCTGAGCAGCATCAGCCAGCCGGTGGGCAGCAACAGGGCCGCGCCGATGACGGCCGGGGCCATGACCAGTGCGGCCAGGATGCGGGTCTTGGTCATGGGGTTTTTCCAATGGGGGAGCCCTTGATCTGGGCACTGGTCAGGCCGAAGCGGCGTTCGCGGGTAGCGTAATCGTCCAGCGCGGCTTGCAGGAGCGTGGCGTCCACGTCGGGCCACAGGGCATCGGTGAACCACAGTTCGGTGTAGGCCATCTGCCAGAGCAGGAAGTTGCTGATCCGCAGCTCGCCGCCGGTGCGGATGAACAGATCCGGCGCGGGCTGGTCGGCCAGCGCCATGCGTGCCGACAGCGTGTCTTCGTCGATCTGCGCGGCGGTCAGGCGGCCGGCGGCGACGTCCTCGGCCAGCGCGCGCGCGGCCTGGGCAATGTCCTGGCGCCCGCCGTAGCTGGCGGCAATGTTCAGGTACAGCCGGGTGTTGCGGGCGGTCAGGGTTTCGGCAGCCTGCATCCGCGCCTGGATCGAGGCATCGAAGCGGCCGCGTTCGCCGATGAAGCGCAGCTGCGCGCCGAGCCGGTGCAATTCCTCCACTTCGCGTTCCAGCGCGCCCAGGAACAGCTTCATCAGGCCACCCACTTCCTCGGCCGGGCGGCTCCAGTTTTCGCTGGAAAACGCGAACAGGGTCAGCGCCCCGATGCCGCGCTGCAGGCAGAACTCCACGCAGCGCTTGACCGCCCGGGCGCCGGCGCGATGGCCGATGATGCGCGGGCGGTGGCGCTGCTGTGCCCAGCGGCCATTGCCATCCATGATGATGGCCAGGTGATGGGGGACGGGCGGTGCCGTCATTGGCTGGCAGTCGGGCGCGCCACCGGGTCGGGGGGCGGGCACCTGGATCACCGGCGCAAGCCCGGCGGGAGGATTGGTCGGCCGCTCATGCATCACGGGCTTTTCAGACCGACATCAGCTCGACTTCCTTGGTCTTGATGACGTCGTCGACGTCCTTGATCGCCTGGTCGGTGAGCTTCTGGATCTCGGCTTCGGTGCGGGCGCTTTCGTCCTCGGTGATCTGCTTGTCCTTCAGCAGTTCCTTGACCTGATGGTTGGCGTCGCGGCGAACATTGCGCACGGCCACCTTGGCATCCTCACCCTCGCCATGCACGACCTTGGTGAGATCCCTGCGGCGTTCCTCGGTCAGTGCCGGGATGTTGAGGCGGATGGTGGTGCCGGCGGTATTCGGGGTCAGGCCCAGGTCGGAGGCCAGCAGCGCCTTTTCCACCGCGCCAACGATCTGCTTTTCCCAGGGCGTGATGAGGATGGAGCGGGCATCGGCAATCGCCACGCTGGCGACCTGCGACAGCGGCACGTCGGACCCGTAATAGTTGACCCGGATGCTGTCCACCAGCCCGGCGTTGGCGCGGCCGGTGCGGATCTTGACCAGGTTGTGGCGCAACGCATCGATGCACTTGGCCATGCGGGCCTGGGCGTCTTTCTTGATGTCATTCGGCATGGCGGTGCTCCGGAGGCATTCTGCAAACCCGCGATTATAAGCGGCCCGGACGTCGGCGGTGGGAATTCAGGTGGATGCGTGAACCAGGGTGCCGATCTGTTCGCCGCGCAGGATGCGCAGCAGCACGCCGGGTTCGGCCATGTCGAAGATGCGCAGCGGCAGGCGGGCGTCGCGGCACAGGGCGAAGGCGGCGGTGTCCATCACCTGCAGGTTGCGGGAGATGACCTCGTCGTAGGTCAGGGTGTCCAGCCTGATCGCATCGGCGTGTTTCTTGGGGTCCTTGTCGTACACCCCGTCCACTTTGGTGGCCTTCAGCAGCAGGTCGGCACCGATTTCGATCGCGCGCAGCGCGGCGCCGGAATCGGTGGTGAAGAACGGGTTGCCGGTACCGGCGGCGAAAATGACCAGGCGGCCTTTTTCCAGGTGGCGAATGGCGCGCCGGCGGATGTAGTCCTCGCACACGTCATTGACCTTCAGCGCGCTCATGACCCGCGCCTTGCCGCCCAACTTTTCCAGTGCGTCCTGCATGGCCAGTGCGTTGATCACCGTCGCCAGCATGCCCATGTGGTCGCCGGTGACCCGGTCCATGCCGTTGGCAGCCAGCCCGGCGCCGCGGAAAATGTTGCCGCCACCGATCACCAGCGCGATTTGGATGCCGGCTTCGCTGGCCTCGATGACTTCCTTGGCGAGGCGGATGAGCACCTTCGGATCGATGCCGTAATCCTCATCGCCCATCAGCGCCTCGCCGGAGAGTTTCAACAGGACGCGGCGATAGGCGAGTGGTGACATGGCGGTTCCGGGCGTTGGGGAAACCCGCTGATTCTAGCGGAAAGCGCCCGTGCGCGGCCGCAGGCTGGCCGCAGGCTGGCCGCAGCGGGCGCGGCGCGGTCATGGCTGGTGCTGGTGGACCCGGTTGCGGCCCTGCCGCTTGGCGGCATACAGGAGGTCGTCGGCGGCCTTCAGCAGGTCATGCGCGCTGTCGAAGCTGCCGGCGGCGCCATTGTGGGTGGCCATCCCGGCAGAGAACGTGACGTGTACCGGCTGGGCTTCCACCACCGCCATCGGCAGTTGCGCGACGTCCTCCAGCAGGCGTTGCAGCACCAGTGCCGAGGCGTCCTCATCGGAGTAATTGAGCACCAGCAGGAATTCCTCCCCGCCATAGCGCGCGATCAGGTCGCTGCTGCGCAGGGTGCGTTGCACGCTTTGCGCGAACTGGCGCAACACCTGGTCACCGACCAGGTGCCCATAACGATCGTTGACCTGCTTGAAGTCATCCAGGTCGATCAGCGCGATCGTCAGCGGATGCGTCTGGCCGGCGCTGCGGAAGTCCCGCTCCAGCGCCTCTTCCATGTGCAACCGGTTGAAGACCCCGGTCAAGGGGTCACGGCGGGATTGCTCGGTCAGCTGGCGCATGCGTTCTTCGATCGCATGCGTATCGTTGCGTGATTGCGCCATTTCCTGGATCTGCCGCAAATTGCGCAGGATCAGGACTTCGCGCGCCTGGTCGGTGATTCCCTGCAAATGGGAGGGATGCTCGATCCTGACCTCATAGGCGGCGCTGATTTCCGGCAGCGCCGCGGCGATTTCCGCCAGCACGTCGTCGAGCGTATCGGTGTCGCTACCGATGCAATCGGTGAGTCTGGACTGCGCACGTTCGCGCAGCGCCTCGGCGGTGCTGGCCGGCTCCATCCACAAATCGGCAATCGCACTGGCCGCCTGCACGCAGCATTGGAAGCCATCGTCGGCTTGCACATCCGATTCGCTGTTGGCGATGGCATCGGTCAGGTAGTCGGGGAGACCCCAGCGCTGCGCCAGCCACGCGCCGATCTCGGCGTGGTCGGCATCGTAGGCCGCGCATTCCATTGCCAGCAGAGAGTCGTGATCCCGGGCCTTGGCGCAAATCGCGGCATAGCCCTCCGAGAGCGCTTGCAGCAGCGCCAGCCGGCCAATGTCCTGCAGCAGG contains:
- the rseP gene encoding RIP metalloprotease RseP translates to MSTFFGSLWWLLVALGALVTFHEFGHFWVARRCGVRVLRFSIGFGKPLWSWLGKDGTEYVVAAIPLGGYVRMLDEREDEVPAQQLHLAFNRKPVLQRMAIVAAGPLANLLLAFGLLWAMLVIGRPDFAPVVGSATALAAQAGLHPGDRVLAVGERATPTWSELAMALNVAALDRQPVALEIRRQDGATLRRILPLQRLPASLDELRALAAIGLLPRHLLVPALVGSVREGSPAWGKLAEGDRITAIDASPVASFEDIAPLVVQLGDRGVPGMVEVERDGERLALELQPQRIRGNDGKPQWILGITNAPAGDPPHDAVLRRGPLAAIPAAARETGYQARQIVDMVGRALRGKVSVQNTVSGPITIARAANDFAARGPAWFLNFLALLSVSLALINLLPIPVLDGGHLLYYLIELVIRRPLGERALAVGQYLGLAMIAGLMGLAFYNDILHLVS
- the dxr gene encoding 1-deoxy-D-xylulose-5-phosphate reductoisomerase; amino-acid sequence: MQRVAVLGATGSIGASALDVIARHPHSMRASVLAAGSKVEALLALCRMHRPDHAVIADAVRYPRLRDGLRDAGLATCAHAGSDALDDLVGSDACQTVVAAIVGAAGLSSTLAAARAGKRLLLANKESLVLAGELLMREAQAHGATIVPIDSEHNAIFQCLADGSRPTRITLTASGGPFRGWSRDALATVTPAQAVAHPKWSMGPKISVDSASLMNKGLEVIEAHHLFGVPSEHIRVLVHPQSLVHSLVDFADGSTLAQLGMPDMRTALAVGLGWPQRIASGVPALDLLAQGGTLEFEAPDVDAFPCLRLAFSALAAGGTAPAVLNAANEEAVSAFLQGRIAFLSIPDTVAATLDAMPAQPADTLDHLLAADAFARAAARRHIATLATPA
- a CDS encoding phosphatidate cytidylyltransferase, producing MTKTRILAALVMAPAVIGAALLLPTGWLMLLSAVAFLLALWEWFRLADVEDTLARSILLACNLALMVALVWGSKSSHPESLPLFQLVIVFGVVWWLLALLWLRHFDFAARHDGNARMFKLAAGTLAVVPAWCALAVIHAGQPHGHRWLLLALLLVWAADSGAYFCGRRFGGQWFGGRKLAARISPNKTLEGVAGGVALAMLVAMIGALLIGAGTAQLPAIALVAALTVLFSVAGDLFESLLKRHAGVKDSGTLIPGHGGVLDRIDSVLAALPVFALGKIWLGF
- the uppS gene encoding polyprenyl diphosphate synthase translates to MTAPPVPHHLAIIMDGNGRWAQQRHRPRIIGHRAGARAVKRCVEFCLQRGIGALTLFAFSSENWSRPAEEVGGLMKLFLGALEREVEELHRLGAQLRFIGERGRFDASIQARMQAAETLTARNTRLYLNIAASYGGRQDIAQAARALAEDVAAGRLTAAQIDEDTLSARMALADQPAPDLFIRTGGELRISNFLLWQMAYTELWFTDALWPDVDATLLQAALDDYATRERRFGLTSAQIKGSPIGKTP
- the frr gene encoding ribosome recycling factor yields the protein MPNDIKKDAQARMAKCIDALRHNLVKIRTGRANAGLVDSIRVNYYGSDVPLSQVASVAIADARSILITPWEKQIVGAVEKALLASDLGLTPNTAGTTIRLNIPALTEERRRDLTKVVHGEGEDAKVAVRNVRRDANHQVKELLKDKQITEDESARTEAEIQKLTDQAIKDVDDVIKTKEVELMSV
- the pyrH gene encoding UMP kinase; this encodes MSPLAYRRVLLKLSGEALMGDEDYGIDPKVLIRLAKEVIEASEAGIQIALVIGGGNIFRGAGLAANGMDRVTGDHMGMLATVINALAMQDALEKLGGKARVMSALKVNDVCEDYIRRRAIRHLEKGRLVIFAAGTGNPFFTTDSGAALRAIEIGADLLLKATKVDGVYDKDPKKHADAIRLDTLTYDEVISRNLQVMDTAAFALCRDARLPLRIFDMAEPGVLLRILRGEQIGTLVHAST
- a CDS encoding sensor domain-containing diguanylate cyclase → MRKELETTLLHCRNLPSPPGVALQIIALAQDPNTTLAEVAEAISTDPALSARLLRIANSPLYAARRRVGTLSQAMGMLGLNAALSLALGFSLMHGLRGRNGTAELQEHIWKHSVLAALAARVLGQRAGVGRPEMLMLAGLLQDIGRLALLQALSEGYAAICAKARDHDSLLAMECAAYDADHAEIGAWLAQRWGLPDYLTDAIANSESDVQADDGFQCCVQAASAIADLWMEPASTAEALRERAQSRLTDCIGSDTDTLDDVLAEIAAALPEISAAYEVRIEHPSHLQGITDQAREVLILRNLRQIQEMAQSRNDTHAIEERMRQLTEQSRRDPLTGVFNRLHMEEALERDFRSAGQTHPLTIALIDLDDFKQVNDRYGHLVGDQVLRQFAQSVQRTLRSSDLIARYGGEEFLLVLNYSDEDASALVLQRLLEDVAQLPMAVVEAQPVHVTFSAGMATHNGAAGSFDSAHDLLKAADDLLYAAKRQGRNRVHQHQP